The Asterias amurensis chromosome 16, ASM3211899v1 genomic sequence CCTAGCGTTCATGCGCTTCAACTTCAGTCAAAGTTCAattcaaaggaacacgttgtcttggatcggacgagttggtctttgaaaagcgtctgtacccatttattgtaaaatgcatatggttagaaagatattttaaaagtagaatataatgatccacacaagtatcactcgaaattgcgtggttttcctacggtcggccatttacggtCGGCTATTTTTGACTACCacgaatggccgaccgtgttagttcgcgaagTAAAAgagaaaccacgcaatttcgaggaaaatgTTGTGTGAATCGTTGTATTCTAGTTTTGAAACACCTTTCTCATCATGTAtgttacaacaaacggttacaaacgcttttcaaagaccaactcgactgatccaaggcaacgtgttcctttaaatcatgtCTGGTCTGAATTTCGGGTAAGAGGTTGTTTGATGGTTTGACGAAGCATAGCCAGCATTGTACCATAGAGCAGCTTATCGAGTCGGGTGTCGAATTTCATACTGGACCGGGGACTCGTGACTTGTTTCGTGTGGGGCTTTGATTGACACTAGgcctaattactcaaaataattattagcataataccttaacgagtaatggagagctgttgatatgtAGACcactgtgagaaactgctctgaagtaacgtagttctttttaagaaggaagtaatttcacACGTTTAAcattatttgaatttatttcGACAAAacaactgaggtctcgaaatcaagcatctgaaagcacacaactcgtgcgacagggtttttattttttattattcatttcacaaaagctacagcacctcggcaagtaatattttaaggtacgctttctcttcaaactgtgtaaatttagtgtaaatctgtggacattgtgtttttttgtcctacaaaaagtacctataCCCGTTGAACAGTTCTTTCCCATTTAGAATCTAGTCTTGTTAATATAATTCTGGTCCagaaaacattttgagctacacaAGCCGAAATTGAAGCTTTTTGAGCGTTGCACTTTACGATAAATTGTGTTGAATGAAGTATGGAGGCCACCGTGTGaaaacagtacaattgaaaagTCAAATGTACTTATTGTTCACGTTGATGCAAATTTAagattatataaaaaatatgtaatGGGTTAAAAATGTGCTTCAAAAGCACTCTATTTTTCTTGAGAACACTTTAGCCCGTACAGTGGGTTCTTCAATAATTTTATAATAGAcctaaactttttttcaaattaaaccGCAGACTGACAAGAAAACCTTTTTACAAGCCACAAGTTGCAGCTCCATCgtcaatttgaaaaacattttggaCATAAATTTTCATAAACATTGTGACGTCTTCAAAATTCGTAGTGCTTTATGTTTCATATAGAACATACCCACATTCAGCTATACGATGATGCCATGCAAAGAATAGCATACTTATTGCAGCGCTcgtatacttaaaggcagtggacaatataggcaattactcaaaacaattattggcataaaatcttactcggtatcgagtaatggggagaggttgatagtataaaacattgtgagaaacggctccctctgaaggaacgtagttttcgagaaagaagtaattttccacgaaatttgatttcgagacctcagaattagattttgagggcccgaaatcaagcttctgagggaccacaacttcgtgtgacaaggctgttttttcttccattattatctcgcaacttcgacgcccaatcgttgtttgttatgcataatgttgaggtacaccaagtaagaaggctggtttttgacaattaccaatagtgtccagtatttttaaaggcaaagtttttGAACCGTTCGATCGTTTTATTCCAATCAGGTAGATGTAGCCTTTTACAATACAAATAAACTtgttaaatttgatttcaaaaggtggttgcgttttttttaaatatcaccAAAAAACCGGAGCGAATTATTATGTCCTAGCTGGGTAAAACCAACAAAATActactctttatccccgatgcaaatttaccatTTATTATTTCGGGTAATTACTATACACAAGTTAACGGCCATAAAGTCTTACTAATTTGTAAAGAGTACcctggagagctgtttatattTTGAGACATTGTGTGAGAAACTACCCTTTGGAAGAAGTAAGcgtggttttagagaaagaggttattttccAGCCACAAATTTGAAAGagaaagggcttcaggcctgaaccaTATCTGCGCACTATGTTATGCGACAATGTGTTTTTCAAAGTGTTTTTCGTACATCGTTTTCATgcaccttcgatgaccaataacaTCACAAAGTCCAAATAGTATCACAGAGTCCCAATCTTCACAGAGTTGttgttttaaatgcatatgttgggatacaccacacCACGTGAGGATACCGGGCTTTGACAGCTATCAAAAAAGATTACACTGCCTCTTAATTAAGCCTGTTGTATATATTTTCTTATCCCGACACTAATGTGTATTATGCACTATATTCCTCGGATCTTTCCCGATATTTTTGTTCACACAACTCGGGATAGAAGTccttaaagagccaataaaggatgatctcaatatgtcaactattagctttttatggccaaacagacatcgcagataccgattaataaccattttactctcaaaatttccATTTAGTTATAAACAACTCGAGTCataaatgcacccggccgcgcggctttttcagccgagagtcaaaaacggctaatctattataatgaccctggacgccagtgacgattatcccctattggttttgaacacagttctccagctttggcatttccacaccaaatagccgccactgacgtcacgattcctttgtcgcgcgggctTGTTTAACCcctagtttttcagaaatttggcttggagcgttctggagaaaaactaATTTTTACCTTGTTTAAtctgaggtaagagactcgttatatttttttttatgtttcctggatggactgcagctgttagaaaactgtaatatgggttcgaatccccagccgtgacacgtttgtccttaagcaagacacttaaccattgcttcgtccttctgctgggacgttaagccgttgagCGCATGTAGGAGAACCCAGTGCTCTTTCGAAAAAGGAAGGGGTTTGTCCttgtgttcctggtccgatcggcagcaaattgcgccacagcaccttataaagCATTGCATTGTGCTATCTAAGGATGAAGTCTTATAAATCGAAAACGTAGTTCCACATTTTGCAGGAATTattgtatgttacagcgccaggagcgtcactgagtgacggacaggTGCTCTATATAAGCCTAAGAAGCCTCAATTATTACAATGATAACGCGGTTTAATCATTAACTTAAGTCGCTGTGATATTAAAACATGTTATTATGTTTTCAAGAGATGCTCATATTCAACATTATATGAATGTACACATATACAACACGACACCAGTTTGACCCACAACAGTCGGTCATAACTTGTCAACACACGCTATGGTTGAActttaagcaaacaaacaatgttATGTGGTGCTATTGTATATCATTCATAATTGAATTGCTCTTGCTGAGGTTGTTTCACCAGAAACCGCTGTGATATTGATCGAATGTAGATATTTTATAAAATGATGTATGTAATAATGTACGCATGTTGCTTCATAATGCCTTCAATCATTCAAAGATTGGCCGCATATTGGAACTTGTAAACCAACACACATGGTGACATGATAAACACATTGGTCCTATATGATGCTTCAAGCTCCACTTTTaccacgctgtcaccatcttggtcatgttccctgtttccaataaactgaatgctaacattcattgcgcatggcaccagactattatttcgtccagcctcagtttggttacaattacaatgagttggaatggagtaaaatcaagacgaccacaccgtgataaaggtctataccctacaggaaaatactgaagCGCCTCGAGCGTCATTGAGTGGCGGATTATGGGCGCTATACAAAAAAACACTATCAATATAACCGCACAGCACTTATAGAGCGCAACATGTAGCTTCGCTCAAGGCTTCGTCGCAACCAATGCCACCAATGAGGTATACTTCCTCCTTTCCTGCTTTATTTTGTATCATCTTAAGTACCTCATGGTCGATCCTCAATTAAGTTTGCATGGAGACACCAATGCCGTTGGTCTCGAGTGCTATATCAGTAGCTTTCCCATCACAAGGAATCCCTAATTGGACATTGTGTAATTTTTACCACCAGTATTACAGCACCGCCTACTCGAGTGTGCGCAAAAGATGACAACAAGGACGATACAGTTTACCTCGCCAAGGCTTGAAAACTGCCGTGATTGAAcaattaataaaatataaagCGTGCACTTGCTGCATAGGCgggaaaaaaaatactgaaagaGATATCAATTTTTCATCAGGTAGACGGACGCTGTGTGTATTCCAGTTTGTGCACTGTCAGCGAGAGTGAGAATACGCTGTTGgtattacattaaacttatgcTCTGTACGCGATATCAACGGACACTTCATTGGGTTTAATTGCAGATGCCTGACTGCGTTATAAGGGATTAGACTGATTTGCTGATATGAGTGTTAATACCCATGAACATCACATCTCCAGGGAGGtatatcaatgtttttgttgttatcgGTGACAGGACTCGAATTCCTTTATCGACAACCGATTCGTCGGTCAAGGTTTTTGGTGGAGATCACGTGGAGATGACGTTGTAGGGTTTTCTTTCCCGCGCTGTAGTGAAGTGTACGTCAATCAACAACTCCCTGTTATATAGGGACCTGGAGCAAGCAAGTTTAGTTCGTTGAAAGTGATCTTCAGGTAGCTGTAGAAGAGACTGGAAACAGGCCAGGAATTAGGTGAATGCATTACGTTTTGGATCATTCGTAACTCGATAGACACTGTTTCTGACCAGTAGTCTAATTAATGTGTTGGGCTCAAAAAGGGCAATCTAATAATAGACTCGAGCGTTCTTCAAGCTTTACGTTCAATGGAAATGCTGTCATGAAGTACTGAACAGAGAAACCATTACCGGAAATCAAATAGGACAGTCTACACCACATTCTCTATTTACGACATCGGTGTTAATACAGCAAACCCGGACCAATCTTCGAAGTTTGACGATCAGTGAAATCCTGTCATGAAGTTCTGAACATGAGAGAGTGGATATAAAAAACGAAAAGTCTACGCAAATGTATGCGTCAGGAGAAAGTTGCTggatataaataaaacaaaaaggctACACCACTTTCTGCATTCGCGTCCGTATTAGACTGACAAATCGGACCACTCTTCAAAGTTTGACACTCGGTGAAACGCTATAAAGTTCTGACTGGGAAATTTGTTgttggatttgaggcattgcatggtgaggatcaataattttttgtttgcggtaacaccatgtgtgtacatgtatatacttgccaggtagatgttATTTAGAGAACTGTTTacttatattctactaccgtggagtagattttcggaactcggcagacttctcagttctgaaaagaactgtcctgctttttaatattaactgcactaccgcggagtcagtttgttgggttggtctcaacgtttcgactagcttgctcgaGGCAACGTTAGGAGACAGGGAGGTAGTTGCTGGATATTGAGCTAAAAGGGCTACACCAATTTCTGCATCCAACGATTTCTGTGAATCCAGGATCGACTTTAGGAGAGATGGAGAACGTCACCAACGATTCATGGATACCTGATAGTGATCAGGACGATTACTACGACGAAGATTATGATGAAGGAATCGTGGTGTACCAGAATTTCTACGAGCGACAGATCATCGCTGCGTTGTTCATCGTCGCGACGCTCATCGGAACAATCGGAAACTGTTTTGTCATCGTCGCTGTGGTGTTGTCTAAGAAACTACGGACAACCACTAATGTGTTTGTGGTGAACCTGGCCGTCTGTGACATGTTGACGAGTATGGTCATGCCGTGGCAGGCCGTGGCCCTCCTTGGAGGTGACTCCTGGCCCATCCCGGAGGCTCCCTGGCTCTGCCAAATGGCTGGGTTTGTCACCATAATCACATTTGGGGGCAGTGTGAACAGCCTTGCTCTAATCGCCATCAACCGCTGGATTGGTATCACCAAGTCGCGTCTAACAACTCGTCGTGTCTACTCCAAACGTAAGCTCGCTGTGATGGTCATGTTCGCCTGGAGCATCCCCGTCTGCTGTGCCCTAACCCCCGTCCTGACAGACTTCGGAGAACTCGGCTACGAAAAActctacagtacatgtacatgggacCGGGACAACCCGTACTCATTCTACTTTAACATTCTCATAACAGCAGCATATTATCCCATCCAACTGATTCTAATTATCCTGAGTTACTCTTTTATATTCTGCTACGTCCGGGAGACGTCACGCAAGATGGCGCGGGCAGACACCCCTTCTGAGCCCTCATCCGTCTCGGCAAAGGTGAGTGGGACGAGCGGGCACCGGGCGATGAAGCGCAAGCTGTGGAAACGTCAGCTCGCGGTCACCAAGAACTTACTCTACATCGTGCTGGCGTACGTTGTGTGCTTGACGCCGTACTTCACCGCCATCATAGTATCAGCAGATTGGAGCTATCGGCTGACGCCATGGGGTGGTATGATTCTGTTCTGCAATAGCTGTATCAACCCTATCATCTACGCGACTTCGCATCCTGACTTCAAGGAGGCGTTCGGGTATATGGTACGGTGCAGAAAGATACCGAGAGGTGGGACGAGTCAGAAGTACCGATCAACAACCACCAGCACGACCTCAGTTAAAACACAGTAGAAAGTTCCAAATAGTTAACATTTATTGTTCGTTGTATAACTTCATTAAAGTCACCTTTAAAGTAGGCACCATGTCAAattaagttttgtgatgcactcatttttcaactttaaatcaaatgtAGGTCTACACATTTATTTGATATTCTTTGATACACCAGTACGACCACAGTTAAAAGTTCCGACTGAATTACCTTTTTGGTTGATATTTGTCAATGTTTGATCGTTTGTAACTTGAAAGACACTGTTTTCCCACTAATAGTATAATTATATGTGTTGGGCTCGAAAAGGGCACTCTGACAATAAACCGATCACTCTTAAAATCATGTCATCCAGAGGAAACTgccattaaagtcacctggaaatagaatttttttctttcaagtataagagtatatgcttacgagcaataaaacaatttgtttagtaattgtttgtcacgatttatatgtttaaaaaatatatacagttgtttggggggctgactccgcctaccccttttgtgacgtcaatcgaggcagactttgcctgcaatgcgtatagtaaatacacgtgcaaagtacatatacgtccaagtcgtgagttggtacatttcaaaaagtgtttttctgcattcagcagcaatacacctggtcggcattgccggaaaaaacaaaacattttttttcttaaacgcacaaactcacgatttggtccgtacatgtactttgcaattgtgtttactctacgcattacaggcaaagtctgcctcgattgacgtcacgaacagcgccctctcgggtcggggtctactcttaaatttgtaaataacataagaactgattttttaaaaccttagttaactgtttattcatattccactcatcaaaacacatatatgagtgacaaaagctttattttgaaaaaaataccacttccaggtgactttaagtactGTACAGGAAAAATGACCAGAAATTCAAAAAGGGTACTCTGCATCAATGTATACgtctgtttaaagggaaggtacacgtttggtaactactcaaaacaaatattatttttaaaactgacttggtaactagcattggagagctgttgatagtataaaacattgtgggaaacaactttctctaaagtaacgtagtttttgagaaagaggtaatttctcactaaaataatattaaagacttctggctagaagtcttttattcctatctgagagcacacagattcgtccaacaagggtgtttttattttcatcacTTTCTCCCaattccgatgaccaattgagttcaaattttcacaggtttgttattttatgcaaatgttgagatacaccaagtgagaacactggtctttgacaactaccaatagtgtaccttccttttGAAACCAAAATGGACCGCTCTTCAAAGCTATGACGTTCAGAGAAAGTTGCCGTAAATCAAATAGGGAAGTCTGCACCAATTTCTCTATCCACGACTTCCGTATGATATTAACAAACTGGACCACTCTTCAAAGTTTGACATTCTATGAAATGTTGCCATGAAGTACTGAACAGGAAACATTGTCGGAAATCAAATAGGGAAGTATTACACAAATGTTTCCATTCACGACCTCTGTATAAATAGAACAAACCCGTAAAGTTTGACAATCAGTGAAATGCTGTCATGGTGTTCTGTACATGAGAAACTAACTGGATATAAAACAAACAGGAAAGTCTACACCAATTTTCGTATCCACCGATTTGTGCAAAGTTGGGGTTGATGAGGAATAAATGGAGAATTTCACAAAGGATTCCTGTAAACCCGACGATAAAGATGACTACTGCGACAATTCTGATGAAGGAATCGTCGTCTACCAGAATTTCTACGAGCGACAGATCATCGCTGCGTTGTTCATTGTCGCGACGCTCATCGGAATAATCGGAAACTGTTTTGTCATCGTCGCTGTGGTGTTGTCTAAGAAACTACGGACAACCACTAATGTGTTTGTGGTGAACCTGGCCGTCTGTGACATGTTGACGAGTATGGTCATGCCGTGGCAGGCCGTGGCCCTCCTTGGAGGTGACTCCTGGCCCATCCCGGAGGCTCCCTGGCTCTGCCAAATGGCTGGGTTTGTCACCATAATCACAGTTGGGGGCAGTGTGAACAGTCTTGCTCTAATCGCCATCAACCGCTGGATTGGTATTACCAAGTCA encodes the following:
- the LOC139949155 gene encoding melanopsin-like produces the protein MENVTNDSWIPDSDQDDYYDEDYDEGIVVYQNFYERQIIAALFIVATLIGTIGNCFVIVAVVLSKKLRTTTNVFVVNLAVCDMLTSMVMPWQAVALLGGDSWPIPEAPWLCQMAGFVTIITFGGSVNSLALIAINRWIGITKSRLTTRRVYSKRKLAVMVMFAWSIPVCCALTPVLTDFGELGYEKLYSTCTWDRDNPYSFYFNILITAAYYPIQLILIILSYSFIFCYVRETSRKMARADTPSEPSSVSAKVSGTSGHRAMKRKLWKRQLAVTKNLLYIVLAYVVCLTPYFTAIIVSADWSYRLTPWGGMILFCNSCINPIIYATSHPDFKEAFGYMVRCRKIPRGGTSQKYRSTTTSTTSVKTQ